One region of Lytechinus pictus isolate F3 Inbred chromosome 8, Lp3.0, whole genome shotgun sequence genomic DNA includes:
- the LOC129283301 gene encoding uncharacterized protein LOC129283301: protein MIQISDEFYNGNLSPEKALVFYLLDNGAKTDVEDKSGKLPIHYAKDEVVRQMILSRMKSPEEAHYYQESVNKERHTESKVSANVTSEDVTMSQDDSDKREQSKQNETQTQPAESDEGHTDEEYDLIQIEKHGITVRISKYEIYSANEITVEVIEEVPPELKLKETEAIIAVGLKMSPSDAIFDSPVRVTMPHCGAFTKPTDAEVYIYYRKNDSTKFTAILSTSTSIPKCVVRDRDLDIYLEHFSEFWIVATIREIFIGKLVICTPIIPVLAPRNPMPILWVNVRDQNVAEGQI, encoded by the exons ATGATTCAGATTTCAGACGAGTTTTACAATGGAAACCTATCACCCGAAAAGGCTTTGGTGTTTTATTTACTTGACAATGGAGCTAAGACAGACGTGGAAGATAAGTCAGGGAAATTGCCAATCCACTATGCCAAAGATGAAGTGGTTAGACAGATGATCTTATCGag AATGAAATCTCCTGAAGAGGCCCATTATTATCAAG AAAGCGTGAATAAAGAACGTCACACGGAATCTAAAGTCTCTGCTAACGTAACTTCAGAGGATGTCACAATGTCCCAGGATGATTCAGATAAGAGGGAGCAGAGTAAGCAAAATGAAACTCAAACCCAACCTGCAGAAAGCGACGAAGGTCATACTGATGAAGAATATGACTTGATTCAAATTGAGAAGCATGGCATTACTGTCAGAATTTCCAAATATGAAATCTACAGTGCAAACGAAATCACTGTGGAAGTGATTGAAGAGGTCCCACCTGAGCTAAAGCTGAAGGAAACAGAAGCCATCATTGCGGTTGGATTGAAGATGTCGCCTTCTGACGCAATATTTGACAGTCCTGTAAGAGTAACAATGCCCCACTGTGGTGCATTTACAAAGCCTACTGATGCAGAAGTTTACATCTATTATCGCAAGAACG ATTCTACAAAGTTTACAGCGATTCTCTCCACCAGCACGAGTATCCCAAAATGTGTTGTGAGAGATCGCGATCTAGATATCTACCTGGAACACTTCTCAGAATTCTGGATTGTTGCTACAATAAGAGAGATATTTATTGGGAAACTTGTTATTTGTACACCAATCATTCCTGTACTAGCACCTAGAAATCCCATGCCCATTTTGTGGGTCAATGTCAGGGACCAAAACGTTGCAGAAGGACAG atataA